Proteins encoded within one genomic window of Acidovorax sp. 107:
- a CDS encoding response regulator — protein MTTHAPPLTSTSAPAATPVTLLVVDDHTLFRRGLTALLEQYEGLSVVGEAGDAAQALRLAPQLQPQVILLDNHLPGVMGVDAIQGLREVSPASRVLMLTVSEDAQDLATALRNGAQGYLLKTIDGDLLAQAIRRAARGEPVVSPELMGKLVAAFQSQGAPEVTPPSPPPADAPGVAANGFTPLSPREEDVLREIARGASNKEIARTLDIAETTVKIHVQHILRKLGLSSRVQAAVYASDRQRVE, from the coding sequence ATGACGACCCACGCACCGCCTCTTACCTCCACGTCGGCGCCGGCCGCCACGCCGGTCACGTTGCTGGTGGTGGATGACCACACGCTGTTCCGGCGCGGGCTGACCGCGCTGCTCGAGCAGTACGAGGGCCTTTCTGTCGTGGGCGAGGCAGGTGACGCGGCGCAGGCCCTGCGGCTGGCACCCCAACTGCAGCCCCAGGTGATCCTGCTCGACAACCACCTGCCCGGCGTGATGGGTGTGGATGCCATCCAGGGTCTGCGCGAAGTGTCGCCCGCATCACGTGTGCTCATGCTGACGGTGAGCGAGGACGCGCAAGACCTGGCAACCGCCCTGCGCAACGGCGCGCAGGGCTACCTGCTCAAGACCATTGATGGCGACCTTTTGGCTCAGGCCATACGCCGCGCTGCCCGCGGCGAGCCCGTGGTCAGCCCTGAGCTGATGGGCAAGCTGGTGGCGGCATTCCAGTCACAGGGCGCCCCCGAGGTGACGCCTCCATCGCCCCCGCCAGCCGACGCCCCAGGGGTGGCCGCCAACGGATTCACCCCCCTGTCGCCGCGCGAAGAAGACGTGCTGCGCGAGATTGCACGCGGCGCGAGCAACAAGGAGATCGCGCGCACGCTCGACATCGCCGAGACCACAGTGAAGATTCACGTGCAGCACATCCTGCGCAAGCTGGGTCTGAGTTCGCGCGTGCAGGCGGCGGTGTACGCATCGGACCGCCAGCGCGTGGAGTAG
- a CDS encoding nitrate/nitrite transporter, which yields MANATLPPGDSPQRTRQAWSVLIVSTFAFTVCFMVWMMFGVIGIPIKKMLNLNSTQFGLLMSMPVLTGSLVRVPLGIWTDKFGGRIVMAAVMATTVPAIWLMSYATEYWHFLTIGLFVGLAGGSFSVGTPYVARWFPKHRQGTAMGVYGAGNSGAAVNKFVAPVILVAFGWAMVPQVYAAIMLGTLVLFLLFSHSDPAHLVPSNVKFTDQLKALKDPKVLKYCQYYSIVFGGYVALSLWMVQYYVGEFGLDIRVAALLAACFSLPGGVLRAIGGMLSDKYGAHSVTWWVMWVSWICLFLLSYPQTDFTILTVNGAKTFHLGLNVYAFTGLMFLLGICWAFGKASVFKYISDDYPKNIGAISGIVGLAGGMGGFILPILFGALMDLTGVRSSAFMLMYGVVWVSLIWMYFTEVRRTPVMGSQDAAASATTR from the coding sequence ATGGCAAACGCAACTCTGCCCCCGGGCGACAGTCCGCAACGCACGCGTCAGGCATGGTCAGTGCTCATCGTGAGCACCTTCGCCTTCACCGTCTGCTTCATGGTCTGGATGATGTTCGGCGTCATCGGGATCCCCATCAAGAAAATGCTCAACCTGAACTCCACGCAGTTCGGGTTGCTCATGTCCATGCCCGTGCTCACGGGCTCGCTGGTGCGGGTGCCGTTGGGCATCTGGACCGATAAGTTCGGCGGCCGCATCGTGATGGCTGCCGTCATGGCCACCACCGTGCCCGCCATCTGGCTCATGAGCTACGCCACGGAATACTGGCACTTCCTCACCATCGGCCTGTTTGTGGGTCTGGCGGGGGGCTCGTTCTCGGTGGGTACGCCCTATGTGGCGCGCTGGTTCCCCAAGCACCGCCAGGGCACGGCCATGGGCGTGTATGGCGCGGGCAACTCGGGGGCAGCCGTCAACAAGTTCGTGGCTCCCGTCATTCTGGTGGCCTTTGGCTGGGCCATGGTGCCCCAGGTGTATGCCGCCATCATGCTGGGAACGCTGGTGCTGTTCCTGCTGTTCAGCCACAGCGACCCGGCCCACTTGGTGCCCAGCAATGTCAAGTTCACCGACCAGCTCAAGGCGCTGAAGGACCCCAAGGTGCTCAAGTACTGCCAGTACTACAGCATCGTGTTCGGTGGCTATGTGGCGCTGTCACTGTGGATGGTGCAGTACTACGTGGGTGAGTTCGGTCTCGACATCCGCGTGGCGGCACTGCTGGCCGCCTGCTTTTCGCTGCCCGGCGGCGTGCTGCGCGCCATCGGCGGCATGCTGTCTGACAAGTACGGTGCCCACAGCGTGACCTGGTGGGTGATGTGGGTGAGCTGGATCTGCCTGTTCCTGCTGAGCTACCCACAGACCGACTTCACCATCCTCACCGTCAACGGCGCCAAGACCTTCCATCTGGGCCTGAACGTGTATGCCTTCACCGGCCTCATGTTCCTGCTGGGCATCTGCTGGGCCTTCGGCAAGGCCAGCGTCTTCAAATACATCAGTGATGACTACCCCAAGAACATCGGTGCCATCAGCGGCATCGTGGGCCTGGCCGGTGGCATGGGTGGCTTCATCCTGCCCATCCTGTTTGGCGCACTCATGGACCTCACGGGCGTTCGCTCCAGCGCCTTCATGCTGATGTACGGCGTGGTGTGGGTCTCGCTCATCTGGATGTACTTCACCGAAGTGCGCCGCACCCCCGTCATGGGTTCGCAGGACGCTGCTGCGTCGGCGACCACCCGCTGA
- a CDS encoding NarK family nitrate/nitrite MFS transporter — protein sequence MSATTTSGRQGRLLTLWTPEDKTFWEREGEAVAKLNLWISVPALFLAFAIWQVWSVVAVSLPGLGFKYSTNQLFWLAAAPALSGATLRIFYSFMVPLVGGRRWTAISTASLLIPAIGIGFAVQDNTTAYPTMLILALLCGLGGGNFSSSMANISFFFPKERKGSALGVNAGLGNLGVSVVQFLSPLVVTAGIFGIFGGEGQSIVKNGSTVQVWTQNAAFIWVPWIALTALAAWFGMNDIADARASFAAQAAIFKRKHNWLMCVLYLGTFGSFIGYAAGFPLLIKSQFPNINPLAYAWLGPLVGAVIRPFGGWLADKLGGARVTLWNFIVMAIAVVGVTVFLPSGGNEGQFAGFFVCFLVLFLTTGIGNGSTFRMIPVIFLTEAMRGVDPRNAAAVAQANKEGNTLGAATLGFTAAMAAYGGFFIPKSYGSSIALTGSPHAALWTFFAFYIVCIVITWWHYARKNAAMPC from the coding sequence ATGTCTGCCACCACCACCAGCGGGCGCCAGGGGCGCCTGCTCACCCTCTGGACCCCGGAGGACAAGACCTTCTGGGAACGCGAGGGCGAAGCCGTCGCCAAGCTCAACCTCTGGATCTCGGTGCCCGCGCTGTTCCTGGCCTTTGCCATCTGGCAGGTCTGGAGCGTGGTCGCCGTGAGCCTGCCGGGCCTGGGCTTCAAGTATTCGACCAACCAGCTCTTCTGGCTGGCCGCGGCGCCCGCGCTCTCGGGTGCCACGCTGCGCATCTTCTATTCGTTCATGGTGCCGCTGGTCGGTGGCCGCCGCTGGACGGCCATCTCCACCGCTTCGCTGCTGATCCCCGCGATCGGCATCGGCTTTGCGGTGCAGGACAACACCACGGCCTACCCCACCATGCTCATCCTGGCGCTGCTGTGCGGCCTGGGTGGTGGCAACTTCAGCTCCAGCATGGCCAACATCAGCTTCTTCTTTCCGAAGGAGCGCAAGGGCTCGGCACTGGGCGTGAACGCGGGCCTGGGTAATCTGGGCGTGTCGGTGGTGCAGTTCCTGAGCCCGCTGGTCGTCACGGCCGGCATTTTCGGCATCTTTGGTGGCGAAGGCCAGAGCATCGTGAAGAACGGCAGCACCGTCCAGGTGTGGACGCAGAACGCCGCCTTCATCTGGGTGCCATGGATCGCCCTGACGGCACTGGCAGCCTGGTTTGGCATGAACGACATTGCCGACGCCCGCGCCTCGTTCGCTGCACAGGCCGCCATCTTCAAGCGCAAGCACAACTGGCTGATGTGCGTGCTGTACCTCGGCACCTTCGGCTCGTTCATCGGCTACGCCGCAGGGTTCCCGCTGCTCATCAAGAGCCAGTTCCCCAACATCAATCCCCTGGCCTATGCCTGGCTGGGCCCGCTGGTGGGCGCTGTGATCCGCCCCTTTGGCGGCTGGCTGGCCGACAAGCTCGGCGGTGCTCGCGTCACGCTGTGGAACTTCATCGTGATGGCCATCGCCGTGGTCGGCGTGACGGTATTTCTGCCATCGGGCGGCAACGAGGGCCAGTTCGCCGGCTTCTTTGTGTGCTTCCTGGTGCTGTTCCTCACCACCGGCATCGGCAACGGCTCCACCTTCCGAATGATCCCCGTGATCTTCCTGACCGAAGCTATGCGTGGTGTGGACCCCCGCAACGCCGCCGCCGTGGCCCAGGCCAATAAGGAGGGCAACACCCTGGGCGCCGCCACGCTGGGCTTTACCGCCGCCATGGCTGCCTATGGCGGGTTCTTCATCCCCAAGAGCTATGGCAGCTCGATTGCATTGACGGGCAGCCCCCATGCCGCGCTGTGGACGTTCTTTGCTTTCTACATCGTTTGCATCGTGATCACCTGGTGGCACTACGCGCGCAAGAACGCCGCCATGCCTTGCTGA
- a CDS encoding nitrate reductase subunit alpha → MSHFLDRLSYFSQPRETFAQGHGETNGEDRTWEDAYRDRWAHDKIVRSTHGVNCTGSCSWKIYVKGGIVTWETQQTDYPRTRPDLPNHEPRGCARGASYSWYLYSANRVKYPMVRGRLLKHWRAAIALAKSPVDAWAAIVENDASRSEWQKQRGLGGFVRSTWDEVNQMIAAANVYTIKKHGPDRIIGFSPIPAMSMISYAAGSRYLSLIGGVCMSFYDWYCDLPPSSPQVWGEQTDVPESADWYNSSYIIAWGSNVPQTRTPDAHFLTEVRYKGTKVVSITPDYSEVAKLGDLWMHPKQGTDAAVAMAMGHVILKEFYFKDGGKGRSTYFDDYARRYTDLPLLVVLKEKTLPDGSKVMVPDRYVRASDFPGQLDQSNNPDWKTVGYDELGQVTLPNGSIGFRWGADGRADQGLWNLENKEARTGNTVKLKLSVIEDGAQAHDVAKVAFPYFGGVQTPNFTANEQGSDVMVRPVPVTHLELAGHEAQGRVMVATVFDLLAASYGIDRGLPGEEPGGSYDADRPYTPAWQEKITGVPRDQIITVARQFADNADKTHGKSMVIIGAAMNHWYHSDMNYRGIINMLMMCGCIGQSGGGWAHYVGQEKLRPQTGWTALAFALDWIRPPRQMNSTSFFYAHTDQWRYEKLGMEEILSPLADKKAYHGAQIDYNVRAERMGWLPSAPQLKTSPLQVAKDAAAKGMEAKDYVVKSLKDGSLQMSCEDPDHPDNWPRNMFVWRSNILGSSGKGHEYFLKHLLGTTHGVQGKDLGQDEAKPEEVQWHSKAPEGKLDLLVTLDFRMSTTCLYSDIVLPTATWYEKNDLNTSDMHPFIHPLSTAVDPAWQAKSDWEIYKGFAKAVSEVSVGHLGVEKDVVLTPIMHDTAGEMAQPFGVRDWKKGECELIPGKTAPQVTVVERDYPNLYKRFTALGPLMDKAGNGGKGIGWNTQTEVGQLGDLNGRVKEEGVTQGMPRIVSDIDATEVVMMLAPETNGHVACKAWEALGKQTGRDHVHLALHREDEKIRFRDIQAQPRKIISSPTWSGLESEKVSYNAGYTNVHELIPWRTLTGRQQFYQDHPWMRDFGEGFVSYRPPVHLKTLHEVEGKKPNGNREIQLNFITPHQKWGIHSTYSDNLMMLTLNRGGSVVWLSEDDAKVAGIVDNDWVELFNSNGAIAARAVVSQRVNPGMVMMYHSQEKIINTPGSEITGTRGGIHNSVTRIVLKPTHMIGGYAQYSYGFNYYGTIGTNRDEFVLVRKMDRVDWLDDEVSDTGAHA, encoded by the coding sequence ATGAGTCATTTTCTCGATCGCCTCTCGTACTTCTCGCAACCGCGCGAGACCTTTGCCCAAGGCCACGGCGAGACCAACGGCGAAGACCGCACCTGGGAAGACGCCTACCGCGACCGCTGGGCACACGACAAGATCGTGCGCAGCACCCACGGCGTGAACTGCACGGGCTCCTGCTCGTGGAAGATCTACGTCAAGGGCGGCATCGTGACCTGGGAAACCCAGCAGACCGACTACCCCCGCACCCGCCCCGACCTGCCCAACCACGAGCCCCGTGGCTGCGCCCGCGGCGCTAGCTACAGCTGGTACCTGTACAGCGCCAACCGCGTGAAGTACCCCATGGTGCGCGGCCGTTTGCTCAAGCACTGGCGTGCCGCCATTGCCCTGGCCAAGAGCCCCGTGGATGCCTGGGCTGCCATCGTCGAGAACGACGCCTCGCGCAGCGAATGGCAAAAGCAGCGGGGTCTGGGCGGCTTCGTGCGCAGCACCTGGGACGAAGTCAACCAGATGATCGCCGCGGCCAACGTCTACACCATCAAGAAGCACGGCCCTGACCGCATCATCGGCTTCTCGCCCATCCCCGCGATGTCGATGATTTCGTACGCTGCCGGTTCGCGCTACCTGAGCCTGATCGGTGGCGTGTGCATGAGCTTCTACGACTGGTACTGCGACCTGCCACCCTCCAGCCCGCAGGTGTGGGGCGAGCAGACCGACGTGCCCGAGTCGGCCGACTGGTACAACAGCTCCTACATCATTGCCTGGGGCTCCAACGTGCCCCAGACGCGCACGCCCGATGCGCACTTCTTGACCGAGGTGCGCTACAAAGGCACCAAGGTCGTGTCCATCACACCCGACTACTCCGAAGTGGCCAAGCTGGGTGACCTGTGGATGCACCCCAAGCAAGGCACCGACGCCGCCGTGGCCATGGCCATGGGCCACGTGATCCTGAAGGAGTTCTACTTCAAGGACGGCGGCAAGGGCCGCAGCACCTACTTCGACGACTACGCGCGCCGCTACACCGATCTGCCGCTGCTGGTGGTGCTCAAGGAAAAGACGCTGCCCGATGGCAGCAAGGTCATGGTGCCCGACCGCTATGTGCGCGCCAGCGACTTCCCGGGCCAGCTCGACCAGTCCAACAACCCCGACTGGAAGACCGTGGGTTACGACGAGCTGGGCCAGGTCACGCTGCCCAACGGCTCCATCGGCTTCCGCTGGGGTGCTGACGGCCGCGCCGATCAGGGCCTGTGGAACCTGGAGAACAAGGAAGCCCGCACCGGCAACACCGTCAAGCTCAAGCTGTCGGTGATCGAAGACGGCGCGCAGGCGCATGACGTGGCGAAGGTAGCCTTCCCGTACTTTGGTGGCGTGCAGACGCCCAATTTCACGGCCAACGAACAGGGCAGCGATGTGATGGTGCGCCCCGTGCCCGTGACGCACCTGGAGCTCGCCGGCCATGAGGCCCAGGGCCGCGTGATGGTGGCCACCGTGTTCGACCTGCTGGCCGCGAGCTACGGCATCGACCGGGGTCTGCCTGGTGAAGAACCCGGCGGCAGCTACGACGCAGACCGCCCCTACACCCCTGCCTGGCAGGAAAAGATCACGGGTGTGCCGCGCGACCAGATCATCACCGTGGCACGCCAGTTTGCCGACAACGCCGACAAGACGCATGGCAAGTCCATGGTCATCATCGGCGCGGCCATGAATCACTGGTACCACAGCGACATGAATTACCGCGGCATCATCAATATGCTGATGATGTGCGGTTGTATCGGTCAGAGCGGTGGCGGCTGGGCGCACTATGTGGGCCAGGAAAAGCTGCGGCCTCAAACCGGCTGGACGGCGCTGGCCTTTGCCCTTGACTGGATCCGCCCACCCCGCCAGATGAACAGCACCAGCTTCTTCTACGCCCACACTGACCAGTGGCGCTACGAGAAGCTGGGCATGGAGGAAATCCTCTCGCCCCTGGCCGACAAGAAGGCCTACCACGGCGCGCAGATCGACTACAACGTGCGCGCCGAGCGCATGGGTTGGTTGCCTTCGGCGCCCCAGCTCAAGACCAGCCCGCTGCAGGTGGCCAAAGACGCCGCTGCCAAGGGCATGGAAGCCAAGGATTACGTGGTCAAGTCCCTGAAGGATGGCAGCTTGCAGATGAGCTGCGAAGACCCGGACCACCCCGACAACTGGCCGCGCAACATGTTCGTGTGGCGCTCCAACATCCTGGGTTCGTCGGGCAAGGGGCATGAGTATTTCCTCAAGCACCTGCTGGGCACGACCCACGGTGTGCAGGGCAAGGACCTGGGACAGGACGAAGCCAAGCCCGAGGAAGTGCAGTGGCACTCCAAGGCCCCCGAAGGCAAGCTGGACCTGCTGGTCACGCTCGATTTCCGCATGAGCACCACCTGCCTGTACTCCGACATCGTGCTGCCTACGGCCACCTGGTATGAGAAGAACGACCTCAACACCAGCGACATGCACCCCTTCATCCACCCGCTGTCCACCGCGGTGGACCCTGCCTGGCAGGCCAAGAGCGACTGGGAAATCTACAAAGGCTTTGCCAAGGCTGTGAGCGAGGTCAGCGTGGGCCACCTGGGCGTGGAAAAGGACGTGGTGCTCACGCCCATCATGCACGACACGGCGGGCGAAATGGCCCAGCCCTTTGGCGTGCGTGACTGGAAGAAGGGCGAGTGCGAACTCATCCCCGGCAAGACCGCGCCGCAGGTCACGGTGGTCGAGCGCGATTACCCCAACCTCTACAAGCGCTTCACGGCCCTGGGTCCCTTGATGGACAAGGCCGGTAATGGTGGCAAGGGCATCGGCTGGAACACGCAGACCGAAGTCGGCCAGCTCGGCGATTTGAACGGCCGCGTGAAGGAAGAGGGCGTGACGCAAGGCATGCCCCGCATCGTGAGCGACATCGACGCCACCGAGGTGGTGATGATGCTGGCCCCCGAAACCAACGGCCACGTGGCCTGCAAGGCCTGGGAAGCCCTGGGCAAGCAGACCGGCCGCGACCACGTGCACCTGGCGCTGCACCGCGAGGACGAGAAGATCCGCTTCCGCGACATCCAGGCGCAGCCGCGCAAGATCATTTCTTCGCCCACCTGGTCGGGCCTGGAAAGCGAAAAGGTCAGCTACAACGCCGGTTACACCAACGTGCATGAGCTGATCCCATGGCGCACCCTCACGGGCCGCCAGCAGTTCTATCAGGACCACCCCTGGATGCGCGACTTCGGCGAAGGCTTTGTGAGCTACCGCCCACCAGTGCATCTGAAGACGCTGCACGAAGTCGAGGGCAAGAAGCCCAACGGCAACCGTGAGATCCAGCTGAACTTCATCACACCGCACCAGAAGTGGGGTATCCACAGCACGTACAGCGACAACCTGATGATGCTCACGCTGAACCGGGGCGGCTCGGTGGTGTGGCTGAGTGAAGACGACGCGAAGGTCGCCGGCATCGTGGACAACGACTGGGTCGAACTCTTCAACTCCAACGGCGCCATTGCGGCCCGCGCGGTGGTGAGCCAGCGTGTGAACCCCGGCATGGTGATGATGTACCACTCGCAAGAGAAGATCATCAACACCCCCGGCTCCGAGATCACGGGCACCCGTGGCGGTATCCACAACTCGGTCACGCGCATTGTGCTCAAGCCCACCCACATGATTGGTGGCTACGCCCAGTACAGCTACGGCTTCAACTACTACGGAACCATCGGCACCAACCGCGACGAGTTCGTGCTGGTGCGCAAGATGGACCGCGTGGACTGGCTGGACGACGAAGTGTCCGACACCGGCGCGCACGCCTGA
- the narH gene encoding nitrate reductase subunit beta: protein MKIRAQIGMVLNLDKCIGCHTCSVTCKNVWTSRPGVEYAWFNNVETKPGIGYPKEWENQDKWNGGWVRSPDGSIAPRQGGKWKLLMRIFANPNLPQIDDYYEPFTFDYDHLQSAPESKAAPTARPRSLITGKRMEKIEWGPNWEEILGGEFAKRSKDKNFDDVQKDIYGQFENTFMMYLPRLCEHCLNPACVASCPSGSIYKREEDGIVLIDQDKCRGWRMCVSGCPYKKIYYNWQSGKAEKCIFCYPRIEAGQPTVCSETCVGRIRYLGVLLYDADRIQEAASVERDRDLYQAQLDIFLNPNDPDVIKQARIDGIPDSWMDAARNSPVYKMAVDWKVALPLHPEYRTLPMVWYVPPLSPITAAANAGHVGVNGEIPDVSQLRIPVQYLANLLTAGDTGPVVRALERMLAMRTYQRDKHVEQRQNLTVLKQAGLSMAEVEEMYHVMAIANYEDRFVIPSAHREYAENAFDIRGGCGFSFGNGCSDGATETSMFGGKKPRTIPIKATV, encoded by the coding sequence ATGAAAATTCGCGCACAAATCGGCATGGTGCTGAACCTGGACAAGTGCATCGGTTGCCACACCTGTTCCGTCACCTGCAAGAACGTCTGGACCAGCCGCCCCGGGGTGGAATACGCCTGGTTCAACAACGTCGAGACCAAGCCCGGCATCGGTTACCCCAAGGAATGGGAAAACCAGGACAAGTGGAACGGCGGCTGGGTACGCAGCCCTGACGGCTCCATCGCGCCCCGCCAGGGCGGCAAGTGGAAGCTGCTCATGCGCATCTTCGCCAACCCCAACCTGCCGCAGATCGACGACTACTACGAGCCCTTCACGTTCGACTACGACCACCTGCAGTCGGCGCCGGAAAGCAAGGCGGCTCCCACAGCCCGCCCCCGCAGCCTGATCACCGGCAAGCGCATGGAGAAGATCGAATGGGGCCCGAACTGGGAAGAAATCCTGGGCGGTGAGTTCGCCAAACGCAGCAAGGACAAGAACTTCGACGATGTCCAGAAGGACATTTACGGCCAGTTCGAGAACACCTTCATGATGTACCTGCCGCGCCTGTGCGAGCACTGCCTGAACCCGGCGTGCGTGGCGTCGTGCCCGAGCGGCTCGATCTACAAGCGCGAGGAAGACGGCATTGTGCTGATCGACCAGGACAAGTGCCGCGGCTGGCGCATGTGCGTCAGCGGCTGCCCCTACAAGAAAATTTACTACAACTGGCAATCGGGCAAGGCCGAGAAGTGCATCTTCTGCTACCCCCGCATCGAAGCCGGCCAGCCGACCGTGTGCTCGGAAACCTGCGTGGGCCGTATCCGCTATCTGGGCGTGCTGCTGTATGACGCAGACCGCATCCAGGAAGCCGCCAGCGTGGAGCGCGACCGCGACCTGTACCAGGCGCAGCTCGACATCTTCCTGAACCCGAACGATCCTGACGTCATCAAGCAGGCGCGCATCGACGGCATCCCCGACAGCTGGATGGACGCCGCGCGCAACAGCCCCGTCTACAAGATGGCCGTGGACTGGAAGGTCGCCCTGCCGCTGCATCCAGAGTACCGCACGCTGCCCATGGTCTGGTACGTACCACCGCTCTCGCCCATCACAGCGGCTGCCAACGCAGGCCATGTGGGTGTGAATGGCGAGATCCCGGACGTTTCGCAACTGCGCATCCCTGTGCAGTACCTGGCCAACCTGCTCACTGCCGGCGACACCGGCCCCGTGGTGCGGGCGCTGGAGCGCATGCTGGCCATGCGCACCTACCAGCGCGACAAGCACGTGGAGCAGCGCCAGAACCTGACGGTGCTCAAGCAGGCGGGCCTGTCGATGGCCGAGGTCGAGGAGATGTACCACGTGATGGCCATTGCCAACTACGAGGACCGCTTTGTCATCCCATCGGCCCACCGCGAGTACGCCGAGAACGCGTTCGACATCCGCGGCGGCTGTGGCTTCTCGTTCGGCAACG